A single genomic interval of Saccharothrix saharensis harbors:
- a CDS encoding bifunctional cobalt-precorrin-7 (C(5))-methyltransferase/cobalt-precorrin-6B (C(15))-methyltransferase, translating to MDVVALHRFVEQAGRSWDDVTVVDAGALGLRHAVNVCRARPAVVVSGADPAELARDLAGWRRSLVVASAAGLSTVDPADAVTRRWTEPGAVLCLAEQTFAPTGEGWALPDGDFAQRDGMTAVAEVRALVLARLAPRPGVLVWDVGAGPGAIGVECARLGAAVVAVERDPVQCVRIIANASAHGVDVRVVEAELGQAGELPRPDAVFVGGGGADVVRQSVRSGARRVVVATPDLDRVLPARDALLEAGYEVEGSQVSAARLTGGTLLATNPVTVLWGVKKA from the coding sequence ATGGACGTCGTCGCGCTGCACCGCTTCGTCGAGCAGGCCGGTCGGTCCTGGGACGACGTCACCGTGGTGGACGCCGGGGCGTTGGGCCTGCGGCACGCGGTGAACGTGTGCCGGGCCCGGCCCGCCGTCGTCGTCTCCGGCGCCGACCCGGCCGAACTGGCCCGGGACCTGGCCGGGTGGCGGCGATCCCTGGTGGTCGCCTCGGCCGCCGGACTGTCCACTGTGGACCCGGCGGACGCGGTCACGCGCCGGTGGACCGAGCCCGGCGCGGTCCTGTGCCTGGCCGAGCAGACCTTCGCGCCGACCGGCGAGGGCTGGGCCCTGCCCGACGGCGACTTCGCCCAGCGCGACGGCATGACCGCCGTCGCCGAGGTGCGGGCACTCGTGCTGGCCCGGCTCGCGCCGCGCCCCGGCGTGCTGGTCTGGGACGTCGGCGCGGGACCCGGCGCGATCGGCGTCGAGTGCGCCCGGCTCGGCGCGGCCGTCGTCGCGGTGGAACGCGACCCGGTCCAGTGCGTGCGCATCATCGCCAACGCCTCCGCGCACGGCGTGGACGTGCGCGTGGTCGAGGCCGAACTGGGCCAGGCGGGCGAACTGCCCCGACCCGACGCGGTGTTCGTCGGCGGCGGCGGCGCGGACGTGGTGCGGCAGAGCGTGCGCTCCGGCGCGCGGCGGGTCGTCGTGGCGACCCCCGACCTGGACCGCGTGCTGCCCGCCCGGGACGCCCTGCTGGAAGCCGGGTACGAGGTCGAGGGCAGCCAGGTGTCCGCCGCGCGGCTCACCGGCGGCACGCTGCTCGCCACCAACCCGGTGACCGTGCTGTGGGGGGTGAAGAAGGCGTGA
- the cobO gene encoding cob(I)yrinic acid a,c-diamide adenosyltransferase, producing the protein MPQGRPSVVPDDGLSTRQRRNRPLVVLHTGEMKGKSTAAFGLALRGWNQGWSIGVFQFVKSAKWKVGEESAFRALGRLHEQTGEGGPVEWHKMGEGWSWTRKQGTEDDHAAAAREGWQEIRRRLAAGRHGLYVLDEFTYPMHWGWIDVDEVVEALTGRPGHQHVVITGRYAPDKLVDAADLVVEMTKVKHPMDAGQKGQKGIEW; encoded by the coding sequence ATGCCCCAAGGTCGACCTTCCGTCGTCCCCGACGACGGCCTGAGCACCCGCCAGCGCCGCAACCGGCCGCTGGTCGTGCTGCACACCGGCGAGATGAAGGGCAAGTCCACCGCCGCGTTCGGCCTCGCGCTGCGCGGCTGGAACCAGGGCTGGTCCATCGGCGTCTTCCAGTTCGTGAAGTCGGCCAAGTGGAAGGTCGGCGAGGAGTCGGCGTTCCGCGCGCTCGGCCGGCTGCACGAGCAGACCGGCGAAGGCGGACCGGTCGAGTGGCACAAGATGGGCGAGGGCTGGTCCTGGACCCGCAAGCAGGGCACCGAGGACGACCACGCCGCCGCCGCCCGCGAGGGCTGGCAGGAGATCCGCCGCCGGCTGGCCGCCGGGCGGCACGGCCTGTACGTGCTCGACGAGTTCACCTACCCGATGCACTGGGGCTGGATCGACGTGGACGAGGTGGTCGAGGCGCTGACCGGCCGGCCCGGGCACCAGCACGTCGTCATCACCGGCCGGTACGCGCCCGACAAGCTCGTCGACGCCGCCGACCTGGTCGTGGAGATGACCAAGGTCAAGCACCCCATGGACGCGGGCCAGAAGGGGCAGAAGGGGATCGAGTGGTGA
- a CDS encoding S1 family peptidase translates to MAKTLRRLFTVLAATVAAVGLMTTAPASAETSSDTGVSPFIVGGSRVSTSTYPWVVYLATSTGGQFCGGTLVKANKVVTAAHCVSGRSASSTRVVHGRDDKQSTAGTVATVSRIWVHPSYRTASSGYDVAVLTLGTNINSTYLPLATPSDTALYAAGTSARIYGWGTTSSGGSASRYLLGATVPVTSDSTCRTAYSNYSPTSMVCAGYPQGGTDTCQGDSGGPLVAGGKLIGATSFGRGCALAGYPGVYARIASYYSVITAQL, encoded by the coding sequence ATGGCGAAAACCCTGCGTCGCCTGTTCACCGTCCTGGCCGCGACCGTGGCCGCGGTCGGTCTCATGACCACCGCGCCCGCCTCGGCCGAGACCTCGTCCGACACCGGCGTGTCGCCGTTCATCGTCGGCGGCTCCCGCGTGTCCACCAGCACCTACCCGTGGGTGGTGTACCTGGCCACCAGCACCGGCGGCCAGTTCTGCGGCGGCACGCTCGTCAAGGCCAACAAGGTCGTCACGGCCGCGCACTGCGTCAGCGGCCGCAGCGCGTCGAGCACCCGCGTGGTGCACGGCCGCGACGACAAGCAGAGCACGGCCGGCACCGTGGCCACGGTGAGCCGGATCTGGGTCCACCCCAGCTACCGGACCGCCAGCTCCGGCTACGACGTCGCCGTGCTGACCCTCGGCACCAACATCAACTCCACCTACCTGCCGCTGGCCACCCCGAGCGACACCGCCCTGTACGCGGCCGGCACCAGCGCCCGCATCTACGGCTGGGGCACCACGTCCTCCGGCGGCTCGGCGTCGCGGTACCTGCTCGGCGCGACCGTGCCGGTCACGTCCGACTCGACCTGCCGCACCGCCTACTCCAACTACAGCCCGACCTCGATGGTCTGCGCCGGCTACCCGCAGGGCGGCACCGACACCTGCCAGGGCGACTCCGGCGGCCCGCTCGTCGCGGGCGGCAAGCTGATCGGCGCCACCTCGTTCGGCCGCGGCTGCGCGCTCGCGGGCTACCCGGGCGTGTACGCGCGGATCGCCTCCTACTACTCCGTGATCACCGCGCAGCTGTAA
- a CDS encoding cobalamin biosynthesis protein, with translation MIGVFAAGERNRRAAVELAGFLGPDAVVPDGPIGPALRALWPRLGSAVLFLGTEPTVRLVAPLLRDERADPGVVCVDGGFAVALLGGADTLAERVADVLGAHAVTTSASAGSPLDELVELLDATVEGDLAACGEAIRLGEPVLLANPLGFPLPALPDNVVGSGHETAWTVLVDDRVPKGPADDRVVRVVPRTLVVGVGSSTGVPASAVSAALAQLEEKRGLDLRAVRAFATLDRKVAEQGIADALEDWGFWHDSTTAPLLAYPGEELAVIPVPNPAELAIDIPSVAEAAALRGAMELSAGGRVEIAAEKVKGAGVTVAAARVLPRGRLALVGLGPGDADERTPRAEAELRRASVVVGRAECVDQVRHLLRPGTRVAADGAVRLAEEGAAVAFVEAGAGPVVSGPIRADVVRVTGVARQL, from the coding sequence GTGATCGGCGTGTTCGCCGCCGGCGAGCGCAACCGACGCGCCGCGGTCGAACTGGCCGGCTTCCTCGGCCCCGACGCGGTCGTGCCCGACGGACCGATCGGACCCGCGCTGCGCGCCCTGTGGCCCCGGCTGGGCTCCGCGGTGCTCTTCCTCGGCACGGAACCGACCGTGCGGCTGGTCGCGCCGCTGCTGCGCGACGAACGGGCCGACCCCGGCGTGGTGTGCGTCGACGGCGGCTTCGCCGTGGCGCTGCTCGGCGGCGCGGACACCCTGGCCGAACGGGTCGCCGACGTGCTCGGCGCCCACGCCGTGACCACGTCCGCGTCGGCCGGCTCACCGCTCGACGAACTCGTCGAGCTGCTGGACGCCACGGTCGAGGGCGACCTGGCCGCGTGCGGCGAGGCGATCCGGCTCGGCGAGCCCGTGCTGCTGGCCAACCCGCTCGGCTTCCCCCTGCCCGCGCTGCCGGACAACGTCGTCGGATCCGGCCACGAGACCGCGTGGACCGTGCTCGTGGACGACCGCGTGCCCAAAGGACCGGCCGACGACCGCGTGGTGCGGGTCGTGCCGCGCACGCTCGTCGTGGGCGTCGGGTCGAGCACCGGCGTGCCGGCCTCGGCGGTGTCGGCCGCGCTGGCGCAACTGGAGGAGAAGCGCGGGCTCGACCTGCGCGCCGTCCGCGCGTTCGCCACGCTCGACCGCAAGGTCGCCGAACAGGGCATCGCCGACGCGCTGGAGGACTGGGGCTTCTGGCACGACTCGACCACCGCGCCGCTGCTCGCCTACCCCGGCGAGGAACTGGCCGTGATCCCCGTGCCGAACCCGGCGGAGCTGGCCATCGACATCCCCAGCGTGGCCGAGGCGGCGGCGCTGCGCGGCGCGATGGAGCTGTCCGCCGGAGGACGGGTGGAGATCGCGGCGGAGAAGGTGAAGGGCGCCGGCGTGACCGTCGCCGCCGCCCGCGTCCTGCCCCGCGGCCGGCTCGCGCTGGTCGGCCTCGGACCGGGTGACGCGGACGAGCGCACGCCGCGCGCCGAGGCCGAGCTGAGGCGCGCGTCGGTCGTGGTCGGCCGCGCCGAGTGCGTGGACCAGGTGCGGCACCTGCTGCGGCCGGGCACGCGGGTCGCCGCCGACGGCGCGGTCCGGCTGGCCGAGGAGGGCGCGGCCGTGGCCTTCGTCGAGGCCGGTGCCGGGCCGGTTGTTTCCGGGCCGATTCGCGCGGATGTCGTCCGCGTGACCGGAGTCGCTCGTCAACTGTGA
- the cobA gene encoding uroporphyrinogen-III C-methyltransferase has protein sequence MHGEQHYLVGLDLTGRRVVVVGGGTVAQRRLPRLVAAGARVEVISPDVTPAVQGIVDGGEAVWHAREYADGDLDGAWYVLACTSSPEVNARITADAEERRVFCVRADVAVKGTAVTPAVGEHDGLLVGVLAGGLHRRSAGVRDGLLTALRDGSIADHHDQPAGVALVGGGPGDPDLITVRGRRLLARADVVVADRLAPRELLDELPPHVEVVDAAKIPYGRAATQDFINTTLVDHAKAGRFVVRLKGGDPYVFGRGFEELIACAEAGVPVTVVPGVTSAFGVPALADVPVTHRGVAHEVVVVSGHVAPDDERSLVDWSALARLSGTVVILMGVERAAAFAQALMTGRPGDTAVSVIQEGSTRTQKVVRSTLASLADDIAEHGIRPPAIIVVGPVAALAAELPFRS, from the coding sequence ATGCACGGTGAACAGCACTACCTCGTGGGCCTGGACCTGACCGGCCGGCGGGTCGTCGTCGTGGGCGGCGGCACGGTCGCCCAGCGCAGGCTGCCCAGGCTCGTCGCGGCGGGCGCCAGGGTGGAGGTCATCTCCCCCGACGTGACCCCGGCGGTCCAGGGCATCGTCGACGGCGGCGAAGCCGTCTGGCACGCCCGCGAGTACGCCGACGGCGACCTCGACGGCGCCTGGTACGTGCTGGCCTGCACGTCGTCACCCGAGGTCAACGCCCGCATCACCGCCGACGCCGAAGAACGCCGCGTGTTCTGCGTGCGCGCCGACGTGGCCGTGAAGGGCACCGCCGTGACACCGGCGGTCGGCGAGCACGACGGCCTGCTCGTCGGCGTCCTCGCCGGCGGCCTGCACCGCCGCTCCGCGGGCGTCCGCGACGGCCTGCTCACCGCGCTGCGCGACGGCTCGATCGCCGACCACCACGACCAGCCCGCCGGCGTCGCCCTCGTCGGCGGCGGACCCGGCGACCCCGACCTCATCACCGTGCGCGGCCGCAGGCTCCTGGCCAGGGCCGACGTCGTGGTCGCCGACCGGCTCGCGCCGCGCGAGCTGCTGGACGAGCTGCCACCGCACGTCGAGGTCGTGGACGCGGCCAAGATCCCCTACGGGCGCGCCGCGACGCAGGACTTCATCAACACCACGCTGGTCGACCACGCCAAGGCCGGCCGGTTCGTGGTCCGCCTCAAGGGCGGCGACCCGTACGTGTTCGGGCGCGGCTTCGAGGAGCTCATCGCGTGCGCCGAGGCAGGCGTGCCCGTCACCGTGGTACCCGGCGTGACCAGCGCTTTCGGCGTGCCGGCCCTGGCCGACGTGCCGGTGACGCACCGGGGCGTCGCGCACGAGGTCGTGGTCGTGTCCGGGCACGTCGCACCCGACGACGAGCGATCCCTGGTCGACTGGTCGGCGTTGGCCCGGCTGTCCGGCACGGTCGTGATCCTCATGGGTGTGGAGCGGGCGGCGGCGTTCGCGCAAGCACTCATGACGGGCCGGCCGGGCGACACCGCGGTCTCGGTGATCCAGGAGGGCAGCACCCGCACGCAGAAGGTCGTGCGGTCCACGCTCGCGTCCCTCGCCGACGACATCGCCGAGCACGGCATCCGCCCGCCCGCGATCATCGTTGTGGGACCGGTTGCCGCGCTGGCGGCGGAACTGCCCTTCCGCTCCTGA
- a CDS encoding cobyrinate a,c-diamide synthase, whose product MNRLVVAAPASGSGKTTVATGLMAALRRAGDRVAPFKVGPDYIDPGYHSVATGRPGRNLDPVMVGEHRVASLFAHGARGCDLAVVEGVMGLFDGRVDTEGVGSTAHVAKLLSAPVLFVVDARGQSRSLAALLHGFRGYDPTVRLGGVVLNQVGSARHEHVLRGACAEVGLEVLGVLPRDDRFALPSRHLGLVTAAEHGPAATAAVSAIADAVARHVDLDAVRRLAAEAPAMAVPTWDPRAEVEPVAGTPTIAVAGGAAFTFGYAEQVELLAAAGADVVVVDPLRDETLPDGTAGLVLPGGFPEQHAAELSANEGLRAAVAALARGGGPVHAECGGLLYLANSLDGAPMCGVIDAEGAMTPRLTLGYRDAVAPQDSVLARAGSRITGHEFHRTALSVPHGVKPAWRWRGHDLRPVAEGFVLGRVHASYLHTHPASAPEAVTRFVRACASESVRSEATR is encoded by the coding sequence GTGAACCGGCTGGTGGTCGCCGCACCCGCCTCGGGCAGCGGCAAGACCACCGTGGCCACCGGCCTGATGGCGGCGCTGCGGCGCGCGGGCGACCGGGTCGCGCCGTTCAAGGTCGGCCCGGACTACATCGACCCCGGCTACCACTCGGTGGCCACCGGCCGACCGGGCCGCAACCTCGACCCGGTCATGGTCGGCGAGCACCGGGTGGCGTCGCTGTTCGCGCACGGCGCCCGCGGCTGCGACCTGGCCGTGGTGGAAGGCGTGATGGGCCTGTTCGACGGGCGGGTGGACACCGAGGGCGTCGGGTCCACCGCGCACGTCGCCAAGCTGCTGTCCGCGCCCGTGCTGTTCGTGGTCGACGCGCGGGGTCAGAGCCGCAGCCTCGCCGCCCTGCTGCACGGCTTCCGGGGCTACGACCCGACCGTGCGGCTCGGCGGCGTGGTGCTCAACCAGGTCGGCTCCGCGCGGCACGAGCACGTGCTGCGCGGCGCGTGCGCCGAGGTCGGCCTGGAAGTGCTCGGCGTGCTGCCGCGCGACGACCGGTTCGCCCTGCCGTCCCGGCACCTCGGCCTGGTCACCGCCGCCGAGCACGGACCGGCCGCCACCGCCGCCGTGTCCGCCATCGCCGACGCCGTCGCACGCCACGTCGACCTGGACGCCGTGCGCCGCCTCGCCGCCGAGGCGCCCGCGATGGCCGTGCCCACGTGGGACCCGCGCGCCGAGGTCGAACCGGTCGCCGGCACGCCCACGATCGCGGTCGCGGGCGGCGCGGCGTTCACGTTCGGCTACGCCGAGCAGGTCGAGTTGCTCGCCGCGGCGGGCGCGGACGTCGTCGTGGTCGACCCGCTGCGCGACGAGACCCTGCCCGACGGCACGGCGGGACTCGTGCTGCCCGGCGGGTTTCCCGAGCAGCACGCCGCCGAGCTGTCCGCCAACGAGGGGCTGCGCGCCGCCGTCGCCGCACTGGCCCGCGGCGGCGGGCCCGTGCACGCCGAGTGCGGCGGCCTGCTGTACCTGGCGAACTCCCTCGACGGCGCGCCCATGTGCGGCGTGATCGACGCCGAAGGCGCGATGACACCCCGGCTCACCCTCGGCTACCGCGACGCCGTCGCGCCGCAGGACTCGGTGCTGGCCCGCGCGGGCTCCCGGATCACCGGGCACGAGTTCCACCGCACCGCGCTGAGCGTGCCGCACGGCGTGAAACCGGCCTGGCGGTGGCGCGGCCACGACCTGCGCCCGGTGGCCGAGGGATTCGTCCTCGGCCGGGTGCACGCGTCGTACCTGCACACGCACCCGGCGTCCGCGCCGGAGGCCGTGACGCGGTTCGTCCGGGCCTGCGCGAGCGAGTCCGTGCGCTCCGAGGCCACTCGTTAG
- a CDS encoding PIG-L deacetylase family protein, whose translation MADLEPVPEDWERALAVVAHPDDLEYGASGAIARWTAQGKHVAYVLATRGEAGIDTLPPDRAGPLRVREQVAAAAVVGVDHVEFLDHADGVVEPGLPLRRDIAAAIRRHRPDVVITGNHHDTFPGGFLNMADHRVVGQAVIDAVRDAANRWVFRDLDLEPWNGVRFVAVSGSPRAGHAVDITDTFALGVASLREHRAYLAALSGEMAEPEPFLRREAERAGLRSGGGLATTFEVLVM comes from the coding sequence ATGGCCGACCTCGAACCGGTGCCGGAAGACTGGGAACGGGCGCTCGCCGTCGTCGCCCACCCCGACGACCTGGAGTACGGCGCGTCCGGCGCGATCGCCCGCTGGACCGCCCAGGGCAAGCACGTCGCCTACGTCCTGGCCACCCGCGGTGAAGCCGGCATCGACACCCTGCCACCCGACCGAGCCGGTCCGCTGCGGGTCCGCGAACAGGTCGCGGCCGCCGCCGTCGTGGGCGTGGACCACGTCGAGTTCCTCGACCACGCCGACGGCGTGGTCGAACCCGGCCTGCCGCTGCGCCGCGACATCGCCGCCGCCATCCGCCGGCACCGACCCGACGTCGTCATCACCGGCAACCACCACGACACGTTCCCCGGCGGGTTCCTCAACATGGCCGACCACCGGGTCGTCGGCCAGGCCGTCATCGACGCCGTCCGCGACGCCGCCAACCGGTGGGTGTTCCGCGACCTGGACCTGGAACCCTGGAACGGCGTCCGGTTCGTCGCGGTCAGCGGCTCACCCCGGGCCGGGCACGCCGTCGACATCACCGACACGTTCGCACTCGGCGTGGCGTCCCTGCGCGAGCACCGCGCGTACCTGGCGGCGTTGAGCGGCGAGATGGCCGAACCGGAGCCGTTCCTGCGCCGCGAGGCCGAACGGGCGGGCCTCCGGTCGGGCGGCGGCCTCGCCACCACCTTCGAGGTTCTCGTGATGTGA
- a CDS encoding cobalt-precorrin-4/precorrin-4 C(11)-methyltransferase — MTGRVSFVGAGPGAADLITVRGAKRIAEADVVLWAPSVIEVECVREHARPDAELVDFSRVTDADVVEVYRRASVGKLKVVRLHAGDPSLWGGLRDQQDACRRLGLETDVVPGVSQVSAAAAAVGRELTTSDVAQSLLLVGPESAEHVEEFAAHGTTMAISASGARAGLLVERLRAGGYADDTPVVVAYKVSLPDETVAQTTVGELEACVKEHKLYRTTLFLVGEVLAPPASRRRVAVVEGDEPVRRARPSKWAKRAGRPAAKPGESPSAAAWSAVHDWQETARTKRSAARPKPEPVGEPMLHLVTDQDLPEGAEQPADDEAKPKTKPVVAAAAKRTPTTVRASTTPRKPSGTRAKKNKRVN; from the coding sequence ATGACTGGTCGGGTCTCCTTCGTGGGCGCCGGTCCCGGTGCCGCCGATCTCATCACCGTGCGCGGCGCGAAGCGGATAGCCGAGGCCGACGTCGTGCTGTGGGCCCCGAGCGTGATCGAGGTCGAGTGCGTGCGCGAGCACGCCCGCCCCGACGCCGAACTGGTCGACTTCTCCCGCGTCACCGACGCCGACGTGGTCGAGGTGTACCGGCGCGCGTCGGTGGGCAAGCTCAAGGTCGTGCGGCTGCACGCGGGCGACCCGTCGCTGTGGGGCGGGTTGCGCGACCAGCAGGACGCGTGCCGCCGCCTCGGCTTGGAGACCGACGTCGTGCCGGGCGTGTCACAGGTGTCCGCCGCGGCGGCGGCGGTCGGCCGCGAGCTGACCACTTCGGACGTCGCCCAGTCGTTGCTGCTGGTCGGCCCGGAGAGCGCCGAGCACGTCGAGGAGTTCGCCGCGCACGGCACCACGATGGCGATCTCCGCGTCCGGCGCCCGGGCCGGCCTGCTGGTCGAACGGCTGCGCGCGGGCGGTTACGCCGACGACACCCCGGTCGTGGTGGCGTACAAGGTTTCCCTGCCCGACGAGACGGTCGCGCAGACCACCGTGGGCGAGCTGGAGGCGTGCGTGAAGGAGCACAAGCTCTACCGCACCACGCTGTTCCTGGTCGGCGAGGTGCTCGCGCCGCCCGCGTCCCGCCGCCGCGTCGCCGTGGTCGAGGGCGACGAGCCGGTGCGCCGCGCCCGGCCGTCGAAGTGGGCCAAGCGGGCGGGCAGGCCGGCGGCGAAGCCGGGCGAGTCGCCGTCGGCGGCGGCGTGGTCGGCCGTGCACGACTGGCAGGAAACGGCGCGCACCAAGCGCTCGGCGGCCCGACCGAAGCCCGAACCGGTCGGCGAGCCGATGCTCCACCTCGTCACGGACCAGGACCTGCCGGAGGGGGCCGAGCAGCCGGCGGACGACGAGGCCAAGCCGAAGACCAAGCCCGTGGTGGCCGCCGCCGCGAAGCGCACTCCCACCACCGTGCGGGCGAGCACGACACCCCGCAAGCCGTCCGGGACGCGGGCCAAGAAGAACAAGCGCGTGAACTGA
- a CDS encoding putative cobaltochelatase, whose amino-acid sequence MGARFPFSAVVGHDDLRTALLLNAVHPGIGGVLVRGEKGTAKSTVVRALAALLPALDVVPGCRFGCDPAVPTDCPDGPHGDVAERRPARLVELPVGATEDRLIGSLDLERALTEGVRAYQPGLLAAAHRGVLYVDEVNLLHDHLVDLLLDAAAMGRAHVEREGVSVSHAASFLLVGTMNPEEGELRPQLLDRFGLTVAVRASRDVPTRTEVVRRRLAYEADPEGFAARWAEADRELARRIVAARERLADVVLPDAELRRIAAICAAFEVDGMRADLVVARTATAHAAWRGAVEVAEEDVEAAVRLALPHRKRRDPFDEPGLEEEQLDDALRQGAEAAQDGEPEGPDDDGGGSSLPDEPSESTPDDSGAGAGGGAAERPPAPAPAPAPAFRARLLQVPGVGEGAPGKRSRARARTGRVVRPSTADGSGLHLVGTLAAAAPHQAARGRSGPGLRLRGEDLRLSVREGKEGNLVLFVVDASGSMAARQRMSAVSGAVVSLLRDAYQRRDKVGVVTFRGREAQVALPPTNSVDAAAARLRSLRTGGRTPLADGLLRAHRVLAAERVRDPRRRPLLVLLTDGRATAAGTGGDPLRDALRAAGLLAADRVASVVVDCEHGPVRLGLAARVAGALDAACVRLEELSADQVAGVVRAARAA is encoded by the coding sequence ATGGGCGCGCGTTTCCCCTTTTCCGCTGTCGTCGGCCACGACGACCTCCGCACGGCCCTGCTGCTCAACGCCGTGCACCCCGGTATCGGCGGGGTGCTCGTGCGAGGGGAGAAGGGCACCGCGAAGTCGACCGTGGTCCGCGCGCTCGCCGCGCTGCTCCCCGCGTTGGACGTGGTGCCCGGCTGCCGGTTCGGCTGCGACCCGGCCGTGCCGACCGACTGCCCGGACGGGCCGCACGGCGACGTCGCCGAACGCCGCCCCGCGCGCCTGGTCGAGCTGCCGGTCGGCGCGACGGAGGACCGGCTGATCGGCTCGCTCGACCTGGAACGCGCCTTGACCGAGGGGGTGCGCGCCTACCAGCCGGGTCTGCTGGCCGCCGCCCACCGGGGCGTGCTGTACGTGGACGAGGTGAACCTCCTGCACGACCACCTCGTGGACCTGCTGCTCGACGCCGCCGCCATGGGCCGCGCGCACGTCGAGCGCGAAGGCGTATCCGTCTCGCACGCCGCGTCGTTCCTCCTGGTGGGCACCATGAACCCGGAGGAGGGCGAGTTGCGGCCACAGCTGCTGGACCGCTTCGGCCTCACGGTCGCGGTGCGCGCGTCGCGGGACGTGCCGACGCGGACCGAGGTCGTGCGGCGGCGGTTGGCCTACGAAGCGGACCCCGAGGGGTTCGCCGCCCGGTGGGCCGAGGCGGACCGGGAGCTGGCCCGGCGGATCGTGGCCGCGCGCGAGCGGCTCGCGGACGTCGTGCTGCCGGACGCCGAGCTGCGCCGCATCGCCGCGATCTGCGCCGCGTTCGAGGTGGACGGGATGCGCGCGGACCTCGTGGTGGCCCGCACGGCGACCGCGCACGCCGCCTGGCGCGGAGCCGTCGAGGTGGCCGAGGAGGACGTGGAGGCGGCCGTGCGGCTGGCGTTGCCGCACCGCAAGCGCCGCGACCCGTTCGACGAGCCCGGCCTGGAGGAGGAGCAGCTGGACGACGCCCTCCGCCAGGGCGCCGAAGCCGCGCAGGACGGCGAGCCCGAGGGCCCGGACGACGACGGCGGCGGCTCGTCGCTGCCCGACGAGCCATCGGAGTCCACTCCGGACGATTCCGGTGCGGGTGCCGGCGGCGGTGCGGCCGAGCGCCCGCCCGCGCCGGCCCCCGCCCCCGCCCCCGCGTTCCGCGCCCGGTTGTTGCAGGTGCCGGGGGTCGGCGAAGGCGCGCCGGGCAAGCGCTCCCGGGCCCGTGCCCGCACCGGGCGGGTGGTCCGACCGTCCACTGCGGATGGATCGGGGCTGCACCTCGTCGGCACGCTCGCCGCCGCGGCGCCGCACCAGGCCGCCCGGGGGCGCAGCGGTCCCGGCCTGCGGTTGCGCGGCGAGGACCTGCGGCTCTCCGTGCGGGAGGGCAAGGAGGGCAACCTCGTGCTGTTCGTGGTCGACGCGTCCGGCTCGATGGCCGCCCGGCAGCGGATGTCCGCGGTCAGCGGCGCCGTGGTCTCCCTGCTCCGCGACGCCTACCAGCGGCGGGACAAGGTCGGCGTGGTCACGTTCCGCGGCCGTGAGGCGCAGGTCGCCCTGCCGCCGACGAACTCGGTGGACGCCGCGGCGGCCCGGCTGCGCTCCCTGCGCACCGGCGGCCGCACGCCGCTGGCCGACGGCCTGCTGCGCGCCCACCGGGTGCTGGCCGCCGAACGGGTCCGCGACCCGCGCCGCCGACCGCTGCTCGTACTGCTCACCGACGGCCGCGCCACGGCCGCCGGCACGGGCGGCGACCCCCTGCGCGACGCGCTGCGGGCCGCCGGCCTGCTGGCCGCCGACCGGGTGGCGTCGGTCGTGGTCGACTGCGAGCACGGCCCGGTCCGGCTCGGCCTGGCCGCACGGGTCGCGGGCGCGCTGGACGCGGCGTGCGTGCGCCTTGAGGAACTGTCCGCAGACCAGGTGGCCGGCGTCGTGCGCGCGGCCCGAGCCGCGTAG